The Gloeobacter violaceus PCC 7421 DNA window CCGAAGACCACCTGGATGCCGGGGGTCCAGTACTCGGGGACGCTCCACCAGCGGATGCGGTAGATTTTGCCCTGCTTGTCGTGGAAGCGCGGCCCCCACAGGTGCTCGTCGGGCGGGCAGGTGGGGCTCCAGTAGGCGTGTACGACGGCAATCCCCGGAAAGAGCAGCACCGTCGGCAACTCGGCAAGCCAGACCATCAGCCGCTCGCGCCAGGGGGCGCTCTGGGAGCGGATGCGCTCCAGCGTGGCGGCCAGACCTCCGCCCACCTGCACCGGATTGCCCTTGAGGGCCCGAAAGAGCTTGTCGTCGTGATTGCCCTTCACAGCCCGAAAGCGGTTGGCGATCAGGGTATCGAGCACCGCCACCGGATCGGGTCCCCGATCGACAAAATCCCCCACAAAAATCGGTTCGTAACCGGCGGGCAACCGCGCCAGCAGTGCAGACAACTGCCCGGCACTGCCGTGGACATCGCCGATCACGGCGAGCTTCGGGGCGGAGACGTTCATGATTCTGATCGTCTCCCCGAAGCCCGACGGCGGCAAGGATCGGCTTCTCTAGGTCACACCGACGGTGGCGCGGGGCGCCTGGGGTTCAAGGCCCGCCTCGTCGACCTCGGCGGTGTCGACAAAGAAAATCGCGGCACAGCAGCAGCAGCGGTGGCTCGACAGACCAAAGAAGGGGGCCAGCCGCTCGATGCCCCGGCGACGCGAGATTCGAATGCTGGTACTGCCACACTGGGGGCAACGGCCCTGAATAGACTGGCGGTTCATAACTCACCCTCCTCTTTTCTCTGTACGCCCGGTCCACCCGGCCCGGACGCATTCTGATTATACTACAAGTGTGCTACAGGCTCAATACACCCCGGAATTCCGGCTGGCAGTGGAATTATAGCCGATTCATGGTCTTTTGTCCATATTAAGTTGCTTTGCAGCCGAAGATGGAACCGGTCCATCGGCCTACCTGTCTACAATGGGCGACTGTATCCACCGAGGTTCTATGCCCCTGGCTTTGTTGCGCACATCTGCTTTGACGCTGGTTTTGCTGGCAGGTTTCGGGCCGCTGGCCCCGACAACCACCGCGGCCCAAACAGAGGCCGCCCGGGTGGCGGCGGCCCGGCCCGCCTGGATCGAGCGCAGCGATGCCGACGCCCGGGTGCTGTTGGAGGTGACGGCGCGCTTTGCTCCGGAGCAGGCGGCATCTTTCGGCCTGGAGGGATTGGACGAGCGAATCAGCGATCTGAGCGCCGGGTACGACGAGCGCCAACAAAAGGCGTACACCGAGGCGGCGACCGAGCTGGGGCGGCGGCTCACCGCCGAGAAAGACCCGCTCGTGCGCCAGGATCTCGAGATTTTGATCGAGGCCGCCCGGGACAACGCCCGCGAACTCGA harbors:
- a CDS encoding metallophosphoesterase, which translates into the protein MNVSAPKLAVIGDVHGSAGQLSALLARLPAGYEPIFVGDFVDRGPDPVAVLDTLIANRFRAVKGNHDDKLFRALKGNPVQVGGGLAATLERIRSQSAPWRERLMVWLAELPTVLLFPGIAVVHAYWSPTCPPDEHLWGPRFHDKQGKIYRIRWWSVPEYWTPGIQVVFGHYHMPVVTPQAVCVDFGAPEGPLAAYLTDTQAFLIELPRQVALPEPGSAL